A stretch of the Aminipila terrae genome encodes the following:
- a CDS encoding EAL domain-containing protein — protein sequence MRFICKNIFNKIEETDTFQSIRNGLVMAIPVLMMGSFSLLFKTLPILQYQQFIQKFQSGVLIDLFSIIHQATFGLLSLYMVVTISICLNRIKDIKDATIGSCLTSLICFAIMSGIFIMEPKSVLDNFGVNGMFIAIFISISASDLYFFVKEKLDNKFRLFTEGTDMVFNDTVSAIAPSLFVVLCFTTCNLIFVDFFHVTSFSSFISELINKIFFHMGCSFQSAILFVLTSSILWFFGIHGSDALDGVNKSLFEPAIQENIKHLMMGQPATEIFSKTFFDIFVLMGGCGSCLCLLVAIFLFSKRKRNKDLARIAAFPMIFNINELMIFGLPVAFNSLLFIPFILTPIVSLIIGYVSMKTGLVPVPTVQVEWTTPILLGGYMATGSIRGSILQLINIAVGTLIYRPFICAYDREILEDGYKSFDSLVAMFKKSEGSNRVVTLTETRDSAGTVARILAAYLKSSIDNKKVYMYYQPQHNNEGECIGAEALLRWKHPVFGIIYPPLVIKLAEEMQILEELEECIFETVACDIERINKETGIQYTISINVSAQTIQKPSFLIFLREFTKTCSIKKDQICIEITEQDTIMLNDNLHQTLAEIHQMGYLLAIDDFSMGATSIKYLQNNRFDLVKLDGSLVKEIDTNSRSRNIVASIVYLADSLGFSVLAEYVENKENQVQLEHLGCLQYQGYLYSPAVPVENFIDYLKK from the coding sequence ATGAGGTTTATCTGTAAAAACATTTTTAATAAAATTGAAGAGACAGATACATTCCAATCTATCAGAAATGGTTTGGTTATGGCTATTCCCGTATTAATGATGGGATCTTTTTCATTGCTTTTTAAAACCCTTCCAATCCTACAATATCAGCAATTTATTCAAAAGTTCCAATCTGGTGTATTAATTGATTTATTTTCCATAATACATCAGGCAACTTTTGGATTACTGTCACTTTATATGGTTGTAACCATAAGCATCTGCTTAAATAGAATAAAGGATATTAAAGATGCCACAATTGGATCCTGTTTAACGTCTTTGATTTGTTTTGCAATCATGAGTGGAATTTTTATCATGGAACCCAAGTCTGTTCTTGACAATTTTGGCGTAAACGGTATGTTTATTGCTATTTTTATATCTATCAGCGCTTCTGATTTATATTTCTTTGTAAAAGAAAAACTTGATAATAAATTCAGGCTGTTTACGGAAGGAACCGATATGGTTTTTAATGATACAGTATCAGCCATTGCACCATCCTTATTTGTAGTTCTATGCTTTACAACGTGTAACCTTATTTTTGTTGATTTTTTTCATGTAACAAGTTTCAGCTCATTTATATCCGAATTAATTAATAAAATATTTTTCCATATGGGATGTTCTTTTCAGAGTGCAATTCTGTTTGTGCTCACCTCGAGCATTCTATGGTTCTTTGGAATTCATGGGAGTGATGCTCTGGACGGGGTAAATAAGAGTTTATTTGAACCTGCCATACAGGAAAACATTAAACACCTGATGATGGGACAACCTGCTACAGAAATCTTTTCCAAAACGTTTTTTGATATTTTTGTACTTATGGGAGGGTGTGGTTCCTGTCTATGTCTTCTTGTAGCTATATTCCTTTTCAGCAAAAGAAAGAGGAATAAAGACCTAGCCAGAATAGCAGCATTTCCAATGATATTTAATATAAATGAATTGATGATATTCGGCTTGCCTGTAGCCTTTAATTCTTTATTATTTATACCTTTTATATTAACACCAATCGTATCATTAATTATAGGGTATGTGTCCATGAAAACCGGTCTTGTTCCTGTGCCCACGGTACAGGTGGAATGGACTACCCCTATTCTGCTGGGAGGGTACATGGCAACAGGTTCTATCAGAGGAAGTATCCTTCAATTAATTAATATTGCAGTGGGAACATTGATATATCGGCCTTTTATATGTGCATATGACCGTGAGATACTGGAAGATGGTTATAAAAGCTTTGACTCACTGGTAGCTATGTTTAAGAAAAGTGAAGGAAGCAACAGAGTAGTTACATTAACGGAAACACGGGATTCTGCTGGAACTGTAGCCAGAATTCTGGCTGCTTATTTAAAATCTTCCATTGACAATAAAAAAGTATATATGTATTACCAGCCTCAGCATAATAATGAGGGCGAATGCATCGGGGCAGAAGCTTTATTAAGGTGGAAGCATCCGGTCTTTGGAATAATCTATCCTCCTCTTGTGATAAAACTTGCAGAGGAAATGCAGATATTAGAAGAACTGGAAGAATGCATATTTGAAACGGTAGCATGTGATATAGAACGGATTAACAAAGAGACGGGGATACAATATACGATTAGCATCAATGTCTCCGCGCAGACCATACAGAAACCGTCCTTTCTGATTTTTTTAAGAGAGTTTACAAAAACGTGCAGTATAAAAAAGGACCAGATATGCATTGAAATAACGGAACAAGATACGATTATGCTAAATGACAATCTGCACCAGACTCTTGCTGAGATTCATCAAATGGGATATTTACTGGCTATAGATGACTTTTCCATGGGAGCTACATCAATAAAATATCTTCAGAACAACCGGTTTGACCTGGTGAAGCTGGATGGTAGTCTGGTAAAAGAGATTGACACCAACAGCAGAAGTAGGAACATAGTGGCCTCCATTGTATATTTAGCAGATTCCCTGGGGTTTTCTGTTCTGGCAGAATACGTAGAAAATAAAGAAAATCAGGTTCAATTGGAACACTTAGGCTGTCTGCAGTACCAGGGTTATCTGTATAGTCCAGCTGTGCCTGTTGAAAACTTTATCGATTATTTAAAAAAGTAA
- a CDS encoding MBL fold metallo-hydrolase RNA specificity domain-containing protein, with protein MKIQFCGAASGVTGTCHLIKTEKHKILLDCGQFQGGKAMEAMNYEPFPFDPTEIDYVILSHAHIDHCGRIPLLVKRGFKGEIYCTDATADLVEVMLKDSGYIHEKEAEWKNRKAERAGKAFVEPLYTYNEAVDSLKYIKPVLYDQLVELNDEMKVVFNDAGHILGSAIVELWVEDNDNVSKIVFSGDLGVADRPILRNPTIIKKADYVIMESTYGNRLHPENSISIDEMIKIVLKTIQRGGTVVIPSFAVGRTQELIYQFNRFYQDNSEYKKQLENLMIYVDSPMATTATEVFRRNAQVFDEETKEYILKGDNPLDFKNLKFTRSTADSIFLNMDKHPKVIISASGMCEAGRIRHHLKHNLWNPKSSIIFVGYQAEGTLGRMIVDGVKDVTLFGEDIHINAEIYNLQGFSGHADRDGLLSWLGGFSEKPSEIFLVHGESESKHALAQSIKDQFGYEAVVVEGISEFVLENHKIVNREQALREAVNHESLVNVKKRISDIHYNLEQILYNTQLAMAEDVPPQRISEISNIVLELEKMSLNLGSAVGKQENPEPCCMERD; from the coding sequence ATGAAGATTCAATTTTGCGGAGCAGCATCTGGAGTTACAGGAACATGTCATTTAATTAAAACAGAAAAACATAAGATATTGTTGGACTGTGGACAGTTTCAAGGTGGAAAGGCTATGGAGGCCATGAACTATGAACCCTTTCCTTTTGATCCCACAGAGATTGATTATGTCATATTAAGTCATGCACATATTGACCATTGCGGAAGAATACCGCTTCTGGTGAAAAGAGGATTTAAAGGCGAAATTTATTGTACAGATGCAACGGCTGATTTAGTAGAAGTAATGCTAAAAGACAGCGGCTACATTCATGAAAAAGAAGCAGAGTGGAAAAACCGTAAAGCAGAAAGAGCGGGCAAGGCTTTTGTTGAACCGCTATATACTTATAACGAAGCGGTTGACTCTTTGAAATATATAAAACCAGTGCTCTATGATCAGCTGGTGGAATTAAATGATGAAATGAAGGTTGTCTTTAATGATGCAGGCCACATCTTGGGTTCTGCCATAGTGGAACTCTGGGTTGAGGACAATGACAATGTATCAAAAATAGTTTTTTCTGGTGACCTGGGAGTAGCTGACAGACCAATCTTAAGAAATCCTACCATAATCAAGAAGGCTGATTATGTAATCATGGAGAGTACATATGGAAATCGACTCCATCCGGAGAATTCAATTAGTATTGATGAAATGATAAAGATTGTTTTAAAAACAATTCAAAGAGGGGGAACTGTTGTTATACCTTCCTTTGCAGTAGGCAGAACACAGGAACTGATATACCAGTTTAATCGTTTTTATCAGGACAATTCAGAGTATAAGAAACAACTGGAAAATCTGATGATTTATGTGGACAGCCCTATGGCCACAACAGCAACAGAAGTATTCAGAAGAAATGCTCAGGTGTTTGACGAAGAAACCAAGGAATACATTCTGAAAGGGGATAATCCTCTGGACTTTAAGAATTTAAAGTTTACCAGAAGTACAGCGGATTCCATATTCTTAAATATGGACAAGCACCCAAAGGTTATTATTTCTGCCAGCGGTATGTGTGAAGCGGGAAGAATCAGGCATCATTTAAAACATAACCTTTGGAATCCTAAATCAAGCATAATCTTTGTTGGTTATCAGGCAGAAGGTACCCTGGGAAGAATGATTGTAGATGGTGTGAAAGATGTTACTTTATTTGGTGAAGACATTCACATAAATGCAGAAATATATAACTTGCAGGGCTTTTCCGGCCATGCAGACAGAGATGGTCTGCTATCATGGCTGGGAGGTTTCAGTGAAAAACCTAGTGAGATTTTCCTGGTTCATGGAGAATCTGAATCAAAACATGCACTGGCACAGTCAATAAAAGACCAATTTGGCTATGAAGCTGTAGTAGTTGAAGGTATTTCAGAATTTGTTCTGGAAAATCATAAGATTGTAAACAGAGAACAAGCACTACGAGAAGCTGTAAATCATGAAAGTCTTGTTAATGTTAAGAAACGTATTTCAGATATTCATTACAATCTGGAACAAATTTTATATAATACTCAGCTGGCTATGGCTGAAGATGTTCCGCCTCAGAGAATTTCAGAAATAAGTAATATTGTACTGGAATTGGAGAAGATGTCATTGAATCTGGGATCTGCAGTAGGCAAACAGGAAAATCCAGAGCCATGCTGTATGGAAAGGGATTAA
- a CDS encoding YfcC family protein, with translation MGNEQSNELLQEDSKGKKKGINTFVLLFAVLVVMAILSYILPAGQYDRKDVDGRSVVVQGTYHLVDKTPVDLFHLFTSIHQGLVEAAPIVFYIIIIGGMINVMNATGALNGLLSTTAEKLSKRRLAFIAILMLLFALGGSFIGMAEESLMYLPIIIPFALALGFDAFTGCAIVLMGMSIGFTTAIMNPFTIGLAQGIAELPLFSGLPVRLGLFIVVYIAAVAFVYHHANKVAKDPSLGIWGDRRYEGVAVIENIKFTGRHKLILLAFVGAIVCLVVGVIKFGFYMAEYSGVFIIVSILFAVIGKMSSNEYIDKFMEGAQGILSGALICGFARGIVVVLTNGNIIDTILNGAATILEHTSASVCAAGMFVVQATLHLLVPSGSGQAMLTMPIMVPLADLLHVTRQTACLIFTLADGIGNTILPTSGYFMAALAVAGLTWGQWAKKIWPFVVGEYLIAIVVVVIANIMGYGPF, from the coding sequence ATGGGAAATGAACAATCAAATGAACTTCTTCAGGAAGATTCAAAAGGAAAGAAAAAAGGAATAAATACGTTTGTTTTACTTTTTGCAGTACTGGTAGTTATGGCAATATTATCATATATCCTTCCTGCCGGACAATATGACAGAAAAGATGTAGATGGAAGAAGTGTTGTGGTACAAGGAACCTATCATCTTGTAGACAAAACCCCTGTAGACCTGTTTCATTTATTTACATCCATCCACCAGGGTCTTGTAGAAGCGGCACCTATCGTTTTCTATATCATCATCATTGGAGGAATGATCAATGTAATGAATGCTACCGGCGCATTGAACGGACTCCTTTCAACTACAGCAGAAAAGCTTTCAAAACGAAGGCTGGCATTTATCGCTATACTGATGCTCTTGTTTGCACTTGGAGGAAGCTTTATCGGTATGGCAGAAGAAAGTCTGATGTATCTGCCTATTATCATTCCTTTTGCTCTGGCCTTAGGTTTTGATGCTTTTACCGGATGTGCCATTGTTCTTATGGGTATGTCCATTGGTTTCACCACCGCTATTATGAATCCGTTTACTATCGGACTTGCCCAGGGCATTGCAGAATTACCACTGTTCTCCGGTCTTCCAGTAAGACTTGGCCTGTTTATCGTTGTGTACATAGCTGCAGTGGCCTTCGTATATCATCATGCAAATAAAGTAGCCAAAGACCCGTCTCTTGGAATCTGGGGTGACAGAAGATATGAAGGAGTAGCCGTTATTGAAAACATCAAGTTTACCGGCCGTCACAAACTGATACTGTTAGCTTTTGTAGGAGCTATTGTCTGTCTTGTAGTTGGTGTTATCAAATTTGGATTTTATATGGCTGAATACTCCGGTGTATTTATCATCGTATCCATTCTTTTCGCTGTGATTGGTAAAATGTCTTCCAATGAATACATTGACAAATTTATGGAAGGTGCACAGGGAATCTTATCAGGAGCCTTGATTTGTGGTTTTGCAAGAGGTATAGTAGTTGTATTAACCAACGGAAATATTATTGATACCATTCTGAACGGTGCCGCTACCATTCTGGAACATACCTCTGCATCTGTATGTGCTGCAGGAATGTTTGTGGTTCAGGCAACCCTTCACCTGCTGGTTCCTTCCGGAAGCGGCCAGGCCATGCTTACCATGCCAATCATGGTGCCTTTAGCAGATCTGCTTCATGTAACCCGTCAGACAGCATGTCTGATTTTCACTCTGGCTGATGGAATTGGTAACACCATTCTTCCTACATCCGGTTACTTCATGGCGGCCCTGGCCGTAGCAGGACTTACATGGGGTCAGTGGGCAAAGAAAATATGGCCTTTTGTTGTGGGTGAATATCTAATTGCAATTGTTGTTGTAGTAATTGCAAACATCATGGGATACGGACCATTCTAA
- a CDS encoding M20 family metallopeptidase, protein MKGNDMNNYEQLKEKAYLNIETYKNLCKDLNDFLADNPEVSGKEFQSSHKIADVLKSYGYEVELPFAGYETAFKATYGTKQHTRKIAIMTEYDALPGIGHACGHCTSAAISILTGLSIKDMQDELDADIDIIGTPIEETDGAKCTMVKKGVFDNYDMALMVHLYGENLISPKLQALDSYTYVFHGKSAHASAAPWDGNNALNGIQLMFHAIDMLRQHVKPDVRIHGVVRDGGLAPNIVPEKASAEFYIRSMSREYLNELTRKIDDCARGAAIATQTTYEKTPTAESYDNLKPNATGEIVLAESYRELGLEIGDTEKVFGSSDAGNVSMVCPTFHPIVQIADPTVAIHTREFADAVKSDRAYEGMVNGAKILIMQVLKIFTDKEKFESMKRDFEK, encoded by the coding sequence ATGAAAGGAAATGACATGAATAATTATGAACAACTAAAAGAAAAAGCATATTTAAATATTGAAACATATAAAAATCTGTGTAAAGATTTAAATGATTTTCTTGCAGATAATCCTGAAGTTTCAGGGAAAGAATTTCAATCATCTCACAAAATTGCAGATGTACTTAAAAGTTATGGCTATGAAGTTGAATTGCCCTTTGCAGGATATGAGACAGCATTTAAAGCAACATATGGCACTAAACAACATACCCGCAAAATTGCTATTATGACAGAATATGATGCTTTGCCTGGAATAGGTCATGCCTGTGGGCACTGCACCAGTGCGGCAATTAGTATATTAACAGGATTAAGTATAAAAGATATGCAGGATGAGCTGGATGCAGATATAGACATCATAGGCACACCTATTGAGGAAACAGATGGGGCTAAATGCACGATGGTCAAAAAGGGCGTATTTGATAATTATGATATGGCTTTAATGGTCCACCTATATGGAGAAAATCTTATCTCACCAAAGCTTCAGGCATTGGACTCTTACACTTATGTATTTCACGGGAAATCTGCCCATGCTTCAGCCGCTCCATGGGATGGAAATAACGCCCTAAATGGCATACAGTTAATGTTTCATGCAATAGATATGCTAAGACAGCATGTGAAACCAGACGTAAGAATCCATGGGGTAGTAAGAGATGGAGGACTGGCACCCAATATTGTTCCTGAAAAGGCATCCGCAGAGTTTTATATCCGATCCATGAGCAGGGAATATTTAAATGAACTGACCCGGAAAATTGATGATTGCGCCAGAGGGGCAGCCATAGCTACTCAGACTACTTATGAGAAAACTCCTACTGCAGAATCTTATGATAATTTAAAGCCAAATGCTACTGGAGAAATAGTGCTTGCAGAAAGTTATAGGGAACTGGGACTTGAAATCGGTGATACAGAAAAAGTGTTCGGGTCGTCAGATGCGGGAAATGTAAGTATGGTTTGTCCAACTTTTCATCCAATTGTTCAGATCGCAGATCCCACGGTAGCCATCCATACCAGAGAATTTGCCGATGCTGTGAAATCTGACAGAGCCTATGAAGGCATGGTTAATGGTGCAAAGATTTTAATTATGCAGGTATTAAAAATATTTACAGATAAAGAAAAGTTTGAATCCATGAAAAGGGATTTTGAAAAGTAG
- the gltA gene encoding NADPH-dependent glutamate synthase, translated as MINLVKEKNPMPEQDPMVRNKNFKEVSTGYTEDMAINEAMRCLKCRKKPCTTGCPVRVRIPEFIEKIAEGEFEEAYQIISDTSSLPAICGRVCPQENQCEGVCVQGVKGEPVAIGRLERFAADWHREHFKDEVIEKAEGNGHKVAVVGSGPAGLACAGDLIAKGYEVTVFESLHKEGGVLAYGIPEFRLPKSIVAAEVSKLADKGVKFVNNAVVGMSMTVDELFEDGYEAVFVGTGAGLPQFMNIPGENLLGVYSANEYLTRINLMKAYIPEYDTPIHISKRVAVIGGGNVAMDAARCAKRMGAEEVYIVYRRSMDEIPARKEEIHHAIEEGIKFQLLTNPVAIKGTDKAYVCGLECVEMELGEPDSSGRRRPVEKKGSNFVLDVDAVIMAIGTRLNKLILETTENLEPNKKGGIGADEKTGETSHEGIFAGGDAVTGAATVILAMGAGKNAADSIDKYLESN; from the coding sequence ATGATTAATCTGGTTAAAGAAAAGAATCCGATGCCTGAACAGGATCCTATGGTTCGTAATAAAAATTTCAAAGAAGTATCTACTGGCTATACCGAAGATATGGCTATAAATGAAGCGATGAGATGTTTAAAGTGCCGAAAGAAACCTTGCACAACAGGTTGTCCAGTGAGAGTACGCATTCCTGAATTTATTGAAAAGATTGCAGAAGGTGAATTTGAAGAGGCGTATCAGATTATCAGCGATACCAGTTCACTACCTGCTATCTGCGGACGTGTATGTCCACAGGAAAACCAGTGTGAAGGCGTATGCGTACAGGGAGTAAAAGGTGAACCTGTAGCAATTGGACGGCTGGAACGTTTTGCTGCAGACTGGCACAGGGAGCATTTCAAAGATGAGGTTATTGAAAAAGCAGAAGGCAATGGACATAAAGTTGCAGTGGTCGGCTCGGGACCTGCCGGTTTGGCATGTGCAGGGGATTTAATTGCAAAAGGTTATGAGGTAACCGTGTTTGAAAGCTTACATAAAGAAGGAGGGGTACTGGCCTATGGCATTCCGGAATTCCGTCTGCCAAAGAGCATTGTAGCAGCGGAAGTATCCAAATTAGCGGATAAGGGTGTTAAATTTGTTAATAACGCGGTTGTAGGTATGTCTATGACAGTGGATGAACTCTTTGAAGATGGATATGAAGCAGTATTTGTAGGCACAGGTGCTGGCCTTCCTCAATTTATGAATATTCCAGGAGAGAACCTGCTTGGGGTTTACTCTGCCAATGAATATTTAACACGTATCAATCTAATGAAAGCATATATACCAGAATACGATACTCCTATTCATATATCTAAACGGGTAGCAGTAATTGGCGGAGGAAATGTAGCAATGGATGCAGCCCGATGTGCAAAACGTATGGGTGCTGAAGAGGTATATATTGTATATCGCCGTTCTATGGATGAAATACCTGCCCGTAAAGAGGAAATTCATCATGCTATAGAAGAGGGGATTAAGTTCCAGCTGCTTACTAATCCGGTAGCCATTAAAGGCACAGACAAAGCCTATGTTTGCGGGCTGGAATGTGTAGAAATGGAGCTGGGAGAGCCTGACAGCTCAGGAAGACGCAGACCTGTAGAGAAAAAGGGATCCAATTTTGTTCTGGATGTGGATGCAGTTATAATGGCAATTGGCACCAGATTAAATAAACTTATTCTGGAGACTACGGAAAATCTTGAACCAAATAAAAAAGGCGGAATAGGTGCCGACGAAAAGACTGGGGAAACCAGCCATGAGGGAATATTTGCCGGTGGTGATGCCGTAACAGGTGCGGCAACGGTTATTCTTGCCATGGGTGCTGGGAAAAATGCTGCAGACAGTATCGATAAATATTTAGAAAGTAACTAG
- a CDS encoding sulfide/dihydroorotate dehydrogenase-like FAD/NAD-binding protein, giving the protein MYKIVGKRRLNSTITWLEIEAPLVARKAKPGQFIILRTDEYGERIPLTMAGHNSEKGTIDIIYQAVGKTTLLLDQFEVGDALADVVGPLGKPTEMEGLKRVAVVGGGTGNALAYPIAKGMHDAGIQVDMIAGFQTKDVVILEDEFRAGTTNLYITTDDGTYGEKGFTTDKLKDLIESGNAYDEVVAVGPPIMMKFVCQLTKKYDIKTVVSLTAYMVDGTGMCGGCRVVIGDENKFACVDGPEFDGQLVDWDELIQRNSFYQEQEKEDMSHICRLTGGVRYHD; this is encoded by the coding sequence ATGTATAAGATTGTAGGAAAACGACGATTAAATTCAACCATTACCTGGCTTGAAATAGAAGCACCATTAGTAGCAAGAAAAGCAAAACCCGGACAATTTATAATATTGCGGACAGATGAGTATGGGGAGAGAATTCCTCTCACTATGGCGGGACATAATTCAGAAAAAGGAACAATTGACATTATATATCAGGCGGTAGGAAAAACCACCCTGTTGCTGGATCAATTTGAGGTAGGAGATGCTTTGGCAGATGTTGTAGGGCCTCTTGGAAAACCAACTGAGATGGAAGGGTTAAAAAGAGTTGCTGTTGTAGGTGGCGGCACAGGCAATGCCTTAGCTTATCCTATAGCAAAGGGCATGCATGATGCGGGTATTCAGGTTGACATGATTGCAGGTTTTCAGACAAAGGATGTAGTAATCCTGGAAGATGAATTCCGTGCAGGAACTACAAACCTTTATATTACAACTGATGACGGCACCTATGGTGAAAAAGGTTTTACTACAGATAAGTTAAAAGACCTTATTGAATCAGGAAATGCTTATGATGAAGTTGTAGCAGTAGGTCCTCCGATTATGATGAAATTTGTATGTCAGCTTACTAAGAAGTATGATATTAAGACGGTGGTTTCTCTGACAGCTTATATGGTAGATGGAACAGGTATGTGCGGTGGATGCCGAGTAGTAATAGGAGATGAGAACAAATTTGCCTGTGTAGATGGTCCTGAGTTTGATGGCCAGCTTGTTGACTGGGATGAGCTGATTCAGCGTAATTCTTTTTATCAGGAACAGGAAAAGGAAGATATGTCACATATATGCCGTTTGACAGGAGGTGTTCGTTACCATGATTAA
- a CDS encoding 4Fe-4S binding protein, whose translation MGVEPVTVIDKVAFIRCAGDAAGKERFAGYSSCDEARNKGFISGECKYGCIGLGSCIERCKFDAMSLEDGIVKIDKEKCNGCGACIGMCPQEIIVMIPKEATNFIPCASKNDEETTRKICGSGCIGCGDCEEVCPQNAITIVDNCAVIDYEKCVGCVACTVKCRKKIIVDELHDLTKVKENVAFVRCRGGKKANAKFKALGVETCADASKIRNEAMDLCQVGCVGLGACTKVCRFDAISIVDGTANVDPEKCVGCLDCVAACPNELIVEVPYVGSKLVACISTYDCDEKLRVCGEGCIGCGDCASNCPNGAITIKDLHAVIDTTLCENCSVCSYMCSRTALVEMVVPEANYLQRKALGI comes from the coding sequence ATGGGCGTAGAGCCTGTTACGGTTATTGACAAGGTTGCTTTTATACGTTGTGCTGGGGATGCAGCTGGAAAAGAAAGATTTGCAGGATACAGCAGTTGTGACGAAGCCAGGAACAAAGGCTTTATAAGCGGCGAATGTAAATATGGATGTATAGGACTTGGTTCCTGCATAGAGAGGTGTAAGTTTGATGCAATGTCATTGGAAGATGGTATTGTTAAGATAGATAAAGAAAAGTGTAATGGCTGTGGTGCGTGTATAGGAATGTGCCCACAGGAAATAATTGTGATGATTCCGAAAGAGGCTACCAACTTTATTCCATGCGCATCTAAAAATGATGAGGAAACCACTAGAAAAATATGCGGAAGCGGCTGCATCGGATGTGGGGACTGTGAGGAGGTCTGTCCTCAAAATGCTATTACTATAGTTGATAATTGTGCAGTTATTGATTATGAAAAGTGTGTAGGCTGTGTGGCCTGTACCGTTAAATGTCGAAAAAAGATTATCGTGGATGAACTGCATGATTTAACAAAAGTAAAAGAGAATGTTGCTTTTGTGAGATGCAGAGGTGGTAAAAAAGCCAATGCCAAGTTTAAGGCACTGGGAGTAGAAACCTGCGCTGATGCTTCTAAAATCAGAAATGAGGCAATGGATTTATGTCAGGTTGGCTGCGTAGGACTTGGGGCCTGCACAAAGGTGTGCCGTTTCGATGCAATTTCAATTGTTGACGGAACAGCAAATGTAGATCCGGAAAAATGTGTGGGATGCCTGGATTGTGTTGCTGCCTGTCCGAATGAACTAATTGTTGAGGTACCTTATGTAGGTAGTAAATTAGTTGCCTGCATATCTACATATGACTGTGATGAAAAACTGAGAGTCTGCGGGGAAGGCTGTATAGGCTGTGGAGACTGTGCTTCCAACTGCCCAAATGGCGCTATTACAATAAAAGATTTACATGCTGTTATTGATACTACTCTTTGTGAAAATTGTTCTGTGTGCTCATATATGTGTTCGAGAACTGCTTTGGTGGAAATGGTGGTTCCAGAAGCTAATTATTTACAGAGAAAAGCGTTGGGTATATAG